The following coding sequences lie in one Hydrogenobacter sp. genomic window:
- the bamA gene encoding outer membrane protein assembly factor BamA has protein sequence MSCLFKKAILSSALFVSLSFSQVIHKVEIRGAKYVPDEVIKALIKAKEGVTYTPDLVREDIRRLYRTGFFDKIEVYEERQDDSVTLYYDVVDLPIIYKIEFAGNRKIKSEDLEKKIGIETEVGKIDVEELTKGYTSSPAIEEKVEIQRRLKLGRVLSREEMEYIKRKIMEAYAKEGYPNVTVTYELVPKKGASKLVYHISEGSPEYVSSITFKGNRTFRSGRLLDRMETKPPSLFALRLHPPFSEDVLKDDITRLEDFYRSEGFFDVKVSYKVTKKDSKYSIEIDINEGKRYKLENLKIEGNTLFSYDELVEKLLKKNKGGYYRDEVINAVMDNIKKKYSSIGFMNVSIIKDEKVDSEKKGVTVTLKINEGEPVYINRVQIRGNYETRDYVIRREMRVQEGELANEKEIERSKTRIFNLGYYEDVSIEPIPSEGRRWDFEVKVRERFTGQFSVGLGYNQVTKVAGFVSIRKGNFLGTGDIAGISVSYGSNYKDNSISYTRKWFMNKPMDLTGSIYDRRIDYTTYTVSRTGLDLILSRELAEFWRVSGGFSFQ, from the coding sequence ATGTCTTGCTTGTTTAAAAAGGCTATCCTGTCTTCAGCACTGTTTGTGAGTCTTTCCTTTTCCCAGGTTATACATAAGGTAGAAATAAGGGGTGCAAAGTACGTACCTGACGAGGTAATAAAGGCTCTTATAAAGGCAAAAGAGGGCGTTACCTACACACCGGATCTCGTCAGAGAGGATATAAGGAGGCTCTATAGGACGGGATTTTTTGACAAGATAGAAGTTTATGAAGAGAGGCAAGATGACAGTGTAACCCTTTATTACGACGTTGTGGACCTTCCCATCATATACAAGATAGAGTTTGCGGGAAACAGGAAGATAAAGTCAGAAGATTTGGAAAAGAAGATAGGCATAGAAACAGAGGTGGGAAAGATAGATGTGGAAGAGCTTACAAAGGGCTATACCTCATCTCCCGCAATTGAGGAAAAGGTGGAAATACAAAGAAGGCTGAAGCTCGGTAGGGTCCTCAGCAGAGAGGAAATGGAGTACATAAAGAGGAAGATTATGGAAGCTTATGCCAAAGAAGGTTACCCAAACGTAACAGTCACTTACGAACTTGTTCCCAAAAAAGGTGCTTCCAAGCTTGTTTATCACATATCCGAAGGAAGTCCCGAATACGTATCATCGATAACTTTTAAAGGCAACAGAACCTTCAGGTCAGGAAGACTCCTTGATCGTATGGAGACAAAACCACCGAGTCTTTTTGCTCTTAGACTGCACCCACCCTTTAGCGAAGATGTTCTAAAGGATGATATAACGAGGCTTGAGGACTTTTACAGATCGGAAGGTTTTTTTGATGTGAAGGTATCTTACAAAGTCACAAAGAAGGACTCCAAATACAGCATAGAAATAGACATAAATGAGGGCAAGAGGTACAAGTTAGAAAATCTCAAAATAGAGGGCAATACGCTTTTCTCATATGATGAGCTTGTTGAAAAGCTTCTAAAAAAGAACAAGGGAGGATACTATAGGGATGAGGTGATAAATGCGGTAATGGATAACATAAAAAAGAAGTATTCTTCCATAGGATTTATGAACGTTTCCATTATCAAGGATGAGAAGGTAGATAGCGAGAAAAAGGGAGTGACCGTTACATTAAAGATCAATGAAGGAGAACCTGTTTACATAAATAGGGTGCAAATAAGAGGGAACTACGAAACACGTGATTACGTGATAAGGAGAGAGATGAGAGTTCAGGAAGGCGAGCTTGCCAATGAAAAGGAAATTGAACGTTCCAAGACTAGGATATTCAATCTGGGTTACTACGAAGATGTTTCCATAGAACCCATACCTTCAGAAGGCAGAAGGTGGGACTTTGAGGTGAAGGTCAGGGAGAGATTTACTGGACAGTTCTCAGTAGGTTTGGGATACAACCAAGTAACAAAGGTTGCAGGTTTTGTTTCTATAAGAAAAGGTAATTTCTTGGGAACGGGTGATATAGCGGGTATTTCTGTATCTTACGGAAGTAATTACAAAGATAATTCAATCTCCTATACGAGAAAGTGGTTTATGAATAAGCCTATGGACCTTACAGGTTCTATCTATGACAGGCGCATAGACTACACTACCTACACGGTATCAAGGACCGGGCTTGATCTCATACTTTCCAGAGAACTTGCGGAATTCTGGAGAGTGAGCGGTGGTTTTAGCTTCCAGAA